CGCCGCTGCAACTCAACGCCCTGAACAACCAGGACCTGTACATCCTGATGGCCGTCACGGCGCTCGGCACGTTGCTGTACATGGCCGGTAACCTGCTGGCCGACCTGCTGCTGGCCTCTGTCGACCCCCGCATCCGGTACTCGTAAAGGAAGGCTCTCCCTTGACCACCACCCTCCCGGCCAAAACGGCCCCCAAGAAATCCCAGAGTCAGTGGAGCATCGTCCGCACGCAGTTCCTGCGCAACCCGCTGGCACGCGCCGGCATGGTGATCCTGGCGTTCCTGTACCTGATCACCCTGTTCGCCGGTTTTCTCGCGCCGTACGGACTGGCCGAGTACTCCACCACCGACCGCATCTCGTGGGCGCCGCCCACCCCCATCCACTGGCGTGACGCGGACGGGAAGTTCGCGCCGTACGTGAACGGCCTGAAACGCGAGATCGACATGGAAACCTTCCGTGACAAGTACGTGGAGGACCCGGCCGTCGTGTGCCCCGTGAACTTCTTCGTGCGTAACCCGGACATTGAAGGACGCAGCTACCGGTTCCTGGGCTTCATCCCCAGCAGCCTGAAACTCTTCGGCGTCAGCGACCAGTGCAAACTGTACCTGTGGGGCAGCGACAACTACGGTCGTGACCAGTTCTCCCGCGTCATGTACGGTTCGCAGATCTCCATGACCATCGGCATCATCGCGTCGGTCTTCTCGCTCCTGCTGGGGCTGGTCCTGGGCGGCGTCGCCGGGTACTTCCGGGGGCTGGCCGACACCCTGATCATGCGTATGGTCGAGGTGCTGTCCGCCATTCCCGAACTGTTCCTGCTGATCCTGCTGCGCGCCATGTTCCCCCTGAACGCCAACCCCATCCTGGTGTTCTATATCGTGGTGGCGCTGCTGGCATTCGTCAGCTGGGGCGGCATTGCCCGCGTCGTGCGCGGCCAGATCCTGTCCGGACGCGAGCAGGAC
The genomic region above belongs to Deinococcus seoulensis and contains:
- a CDS encoding ABC transporter permease; protein product: MTTTLPAKTAPKKSQSQWSIVRTQFLRNPLARAGMVILAFLYLITLFAGFLAPYGLAEYSTTDRISWAPPTPIHWRDADGKFAPYVNGLKREIDMETFRDKYVEDPAVVCPVNFFVRNPDIEGRSYRFLGFIPSSLKLFGVSDQCKLYLWGSDNYGRDQFSRVMYGSQISMTIGIIASVFSLLLGLVLGGVAGYFRGLADTLIMRMVEVLSAIPELFLLILLRAMFPLNANPILVFYIVVALLAFVSWGGIARVVRGQILSGREQDYVQAATALGASDARIIGQHLIPNSATFIIIAMSLAIPGYILTESGLSFIGIGIVEPFASWGSLLSLAQAGGFETLDSRPWVMIPGLFIVLAVLGWQFVGDGLRDAFDPRRRR